The following proteins are encoded in a genomic region of Bacillota bacterium:
- a CDS encoding ParB/RepB/Spo0J family partition protein: MRRRMGVGGSSVERWLEVPVDQVRPSPYQARRHFGSEALQELSESIRENGLLQPVVVRPVGGAYELVAGERRWRAARMAGLERIPAVVMEADDRRAAVLSLVENLQRENLHFLEEAEGYRELIEDFHLRQSELAARIGKSPSTVANRLRLLHLPEAVRREIFRRRDVVSERHARALLRIEDEQLQMEVLEKIVEADLTVQETERWVEQLVAASGQRPPTNPGRRQVRVIKDIRIFLNTFRQAVNHLQAAGVATRLEEVDLGEELEVRVRISKRPVPVAGKTVPDRAVQNLPGKAARRE, from the coding sequence GTGAGGCGGCGCATGGGCGTCGGGGGTTCGTCGGTAGAGCGGTGGCTCGAGGTGCCCGTCGACCAAGTGCGCCCGAGCCCGTATCAAGCCAGGCGCCACTTTGGCAGCGAAGCGCTGCAGGAGCTCTCGGAGTCGATCCGCGAAAACGGGCTGTTGCAGCCGGTGGTCGTCCGGCCGGTCGGGGGTGCGTACGAGCTGGTGGCGGGGGAACGCCGCTGGCGGGCGGCCCGGATGGCCGGGCTGGAGCGCATCCCCGCCGTGGTGATGGAAGCCGACGACCGGCGCGCGGCGGTGCTCAGCCTGGTGGAGAACCTGCAGCGGGAGAACCTCCACTTCCTGGAGGAGGCGGAGGGCTACCGCGAGCTGATCGAGGACTTCCATCTGCGCCAGAGCGAGCTGGCGGCGCGGATCGGGAAGAGCCCGAGCACCGTGGCCAACCGCCTGCGCCTCCTTCATCTGCCCGAAGCCGTGCGCCGCGAGATCTTCCGGCGGCGGGACGTGGTGAGCGAGCGCCATGCACGGGCGCTCCTCCGCATAGAGGACGAGCAGCTCCAGATGGAGGTCCTGGAGAAGATCGTGGAGGCCGACCTGACCGTCCAGGAGACCGAACGTTGGGTGGAGCAGCTGGTGGCCGCCTCGGGCCAGCGCCCGCCGACCAACCCCGGGCGGCGGCAGGTTCGCGTGATCAAGGACATCCGGATCTTCCTCAATACCTTCCGGCAGGCGGTCAATCACCTCCAGGCGGCAGGTGTGGCCACCCGCCTGGAGGAAGTGGACCTGGGCGAAGAGCTGGAGGTGCGGGTGCGCATCTCCAAGCGGCCCGTACCCGTGGCGGGAAAGACGGTTCCTGACAGAGCGGTGCAGAACCTGCCCGGCAAGGCAGCGCG
- a CDS encoding 16S rRNA (guanine(527)-N(7))-methyltransferase RsmG yields the protein MSEAAGEHVALLKQWLEEWGVSLPGEQTAALVRLGEDVAAEAERWAVSGVAGTEENLRRNILDSLLALSAPEWAGEGEAVDVGSGGGFPGLALALAEPDRRWWLLEATRKKAAFLAREASALGVGGRVHVVWGRAEDRRTWRPLDHDAVWPGRFARVTARAVAPLRRLVPWVAALPERPGGLFFAYKGPGAEQELQEARASLRRERLELVRVVEARLPRGGEIRRLLVFRAEG from the coding sequence GTGAGCGAGGCGGCCGGTGAGCACGTGGCGCTCTTGAAACAGTGGCTGGAGGAGTGGGGCGTCTCACTTCCCGGGGAGCAGACCGCGGCGCTGGTCCGCCTGGGGGAGGACGTGGCGGCCGAGGCGGAACGCTGGGCTGTCTCCGGTGTCGCCGGGACGGAGGAAAACCTGCGCCGGAACATCCTTGACTCCCTTCTGGCTCTCTCGGCGCCGGAATGGGCCGGCGAGGGTGAGGCGGTGGACGTGGGATCCGGCGGCGGCTTCCCCGGCCTGGCCCTGGCGCTGGCGGAGCCGGATCGCCGCTGGTGGCTGCTGGAGGCGACGCGCAAGAAGGCCGCCTTTCTGGCACGCGAGGCCTCCGCGCTGGGGGTCGGCGGCCGGGTGCACGTGGTCTGGGGGCGCGCGGAGGACAGGCGGACCTGGCGGCCGCTCGACCACGACGCCGTGTGGCCGGGACGATTCGCCCGGGTGACGGCGCGGGCGGTGGCCCCCCTCCGACGGTTGGTACCCTGGGTGGCAGCTCTTCCGGAGCGACCGGGAGGGCTTTTTTTCGCTTACAAGGGGCCGGGGGCGGAGCAGGAACTGCAGGAGGCCCGGGCCTCGCTGCGGCGGGAGCGCCTCGAGCTGGTGCGGGTGGTGGAGGCGCGCCTGCCGAGGGGTGGCGAGATCCGGCGACTCCTGGTCTTTCGGGCCGAGGGCTGA
- the jag gene encoding RNA-binding cell elongation regulator Jag/EloR, with product MEVTAPSVDEAVSIGLIRLGGVGHRDVKVEVLEEPGADGGTAAPGDAKQARVRLTLAMDKALAAQRFLSRVALLYGCTGTSVVVVREEERIVLQLRGRDAGELIGFHGQTLDALQTLTNTVATQASGDRTPLVLDAVQYRERRSVHLKRMARQAAEQAVESGKPIQLPPMPAAERRLVHLALEGDARVRTHSEGEEPRRFVVVEPAGAAAGREQAAKGSEPARRLHRRRHAGGDARRKGAATGS from the coding sequence GTGGAAGTGACGGCGCCGAGCGTGGACGAGGCGGTCTCCATCGGCCTGATTCGATTGGGTGGCGTAGGACACCGGGACGTGAAGGTAGAGGTTCTGGAGGAGCCGGGCGCGGACGGCGGAACGGCCGCGCCGGGCGATGCCAAGCAGGCCCGTGTCCGGCTGACGCTGGCCATGGACAAGGCGCTCGCCGCCCAGCGCTTCCTCTCGCGGGTCGCCCTGCTCTACGGTTGCACGGGGACCTCGGTGGTGGTGGTCCGGGAGGAGGAGCGGATCGTTCTGCAGCTGCGGGGACGGGATGCAGGCGAGCTGATCGGCTTCCACGGGCAGACGCTGGATGCGCTCCAGACACTGACCAACACGGTGGCCACCCAGGCCTCCGGGGACAGGACGCCGCTGGTCCTGGACGCGGTCCAGTACCGCGAGCGGAGAAGCGTCCACCTCAAGCGGATGGCGCGCCAGGCGGCCGAGCAGGCGGTGGAGAGCGGGAAGCCCATACAGCTGCCGCCCATGCCGGCAGCGGAGCGCCGGCTGGTCCACTTGGCGCTGGAGGGCGATGCGCGGGTACGGACCCACAGCGAGGGTGAGGAGCCGCGTCGCTTCGTCGTGGTGGAGCCCGCCGGCGCGGCGGCGGGGAGGGAGCAGGCGGCCAAGGGAAGCGAACCGGCCCGGCGGCTGCACAGGCGCCGCCACGCGGGTGGCGACGCCCGCAGGAAGGGTGCTGCGACAGGGTCGTGA
- a CDS encoding YidC/Oxa1 family membrane protein insertase, whose amino-acid sequence MAVWDALLEAFRAALTFLASVAGSYGVGIVLLTLLVRGILWPATWPSMVSSRKMQDLQPKLADLQKKYKNNPQKLNEETMKLWREHGVNPASGCFPLLLQLPILWALYETLRRFDFSHASFLWISALSRPDPFYVLPILTALTTFLQSWVMLRNSPGMSGQAGQQQRMMMYLMPLLMGWITLNLPAGLGLYFVVSNIFSVFQAAMVPRVVKRTTERG is encoded by the coding sequence TTGGCAGTCTGGGACGCGTTGCTCGAGGCTTTCCGGGCGGCGCTGACATTCCTGGCCTCCGTGGCCGGCAGCTACGGCGTCGGCATCGTCCTGTTGACCCTGCTGGTCCGCGGGATCCTCTGGCCGGCCACCTGGCCGTCCATGGTCTCCTCGCGCAAGATGCAGGACCTCCAGCCGAAACTGGCCGACCTGCAAAAGAAGTACAAGAACAACCCCCAGAAGCTGAACGAAGAGACGATGAAGCTCTGGCGGGAGCACGGGGTGAACCCCGCGTCCGGCTGCTTCCCGTTGCTCCTGCAGTTGCCCATCCTCTGGGCGCTCTATGAGACGCTGCGCCGGTTCGACTTCTCGCACGCCTCCTTCCTCTGGATCAGCGCGCTGTCCCGCCCGGATCCGTTCTACGTGCTTCCGATCCTGACAGCTCTGACGACCTTCCTGCAGAGCTGGGTGATGCTGCGCAACTCGCCGGGGATGTCGGGCCAGGCAGGTCAGCAGCAGCGCATGATGATGTACCTGATGCCGCTCCTGATGGGCTGGATCACCCTCAACCTGCCTGCGGGGCTGGGCCTCTACTTCGTCGTCTCCAACATCTTCAGCGTCTTCCAGGCGGCGATGGTGCCTCGGGTGGTCAAGCGTACGACGGAGAGGGGATGA
- the yidD gene encoding membrane protein insertion efficiency factor YidD, with amino-acid sequence MLAAGTRRVSGRAQKLLVGAIRFYQRWISPLKPPSCRFTPTCSEYAVEAVQKHGAAKGSALAAWRVVRCGPWSPGGYDPVP; translated from the coding sequence ATGCTCGCAGCCGGGACCCGTCGAGTGAGCGGCAGGGCTCAGAAACTCCTGGTAGGCGCCATCCGCTTCTACCAGAGATGGATCTCGCCGCTCAAACCTCCGAGCTGTCGGTTCACGCCCACCTGCTCGGAGTACGCGGTGGAGGCAGTCCAGAAGCACGGCGCCGCGAAGGGATCCGCGCTGGCGGCTTGGCGCGTGGTCCGGTGCGGACCCTGGTCGCCGGGCGGTTACGATCCCGTGCCCTGA
- the rpmH gene encoding 50S ribosomal protein L34 — MKRTYQPKRLHRRRVHGFRARMRTRGGREVLRRRRAKGRHRLTVS, encoded by the coding sequence ATGAAGAGGACGTACCAGCCCAAGAGGTTGCACCGGCGTCGGGTCCACGGCTTCCGTGCGCGGATGCGGACGCGGGGCGGCCGGGAGGTTCTGCGGCGGCGGCGGGCCAAGGGCCGCCATCGCCTGACCGTGAGTTGA
- the dnaA gene encoding chromosomal replication initiator protein DnaA yields the protein MQSLAQVWTQAVHNLEESVPAPTFHFIRETEPIALHDDTLILAVRNSFTRDYLQDHVAMLLQRQLTDLLQREVRLEFVVPPEGAGERPEPSPEDEVAVALSAAVQAHVAQTGGVVGQPLNPRYTFQTFVVGSSNRLAHAASLAVADAPARAYNPLFIYGGAGLGKTHLMQAVAHRTLERHPGIRVAYVSSETFANELINAIRDRRTVEFRNRYRNVDVLLVDDIQFLAGKESTQEEFFHTFNALHEADRQIIVSSDRPPKEIPTLEERLRSRFEWGLISDIQPPDFETRLAILRAKAAADKLEIDDAILTYIAENIRTNIRELEGALIRLVAYTSFKHLPLTLDVAKESLQDFVAPRPEKLITIDAIQKVVADYYNLDPQEMKVHKRTRAVAYPRQIAMYLCRKLTDASLPKIGEAFGGRDHTTVLHACNKVEADVRRDPALASTIDHLIRQIRA from the coding sequence ATGCAGTCGCTCGCACAGGTATGGACGCAGGCGGTACATAACCTCGAGGAGAGCGTCCCGGCCCCGACATTCCACTTCATCCGCGAGACCGAGCCCATCGCGCTGCACGACGACACGCTGATCCTCGCCGTGCGAAACAGCTTCACCCGGGATTACCTGCAGGATCACGTGGCCATGCTCCTCCAACGCCAGCTCACCGACCTCCTGCAGCGCGAGGTCCGTCTCGAGTTCGTCGTGCCGCCGGAGGGCGCGGGCGAGCGGCCCGAGCCCTCCCCGGAGGACGAGGTGGCCGTGGCGCTCTCGGCGGCGGTCCAGGCGCACGTCGCCCAGACGGGAGGTGTGGTGGGCCAGCCCCTGAATCCCCGGTACACCTTCCAGACCTTCGTCGTCGGCAGCTCCAACCGTCTGGCCCATGCCGCCTCCCTGGCCGTGGCGGATGCGCCCGCCAGGGCGTACAACCCGCTCTTCATCTACGGGGGGGCGGGTCTCGGCAAGACCCACCTGATGCAGGCGGTCGCCCACCGGACCCTGGAGAGGCATCCGGGGATCCGGGTCGCCTACGTCTCCTCCGAAACCTTCGCCAACGAGCTGATCAACGCGATCCGTGACCGCAGGACGGTGGAATTCCGCAACCGCTACCGGAATGTGGATGTCCTGCTGGTGGACGACATCCAGTTCCTGGCAGGCAAGGAGAGCACGCAGGAAGAGTTCTTCCACACCTTCAACGCCTTGCACGAGGCCGACCGCCAGATCATCGTCTCCTCGGATCGGCCGCCCAAGGAGATTCCGACCCTGGAGGAGCGGCTCCGTTCGCGGTTCGAGTGGGGCCTGATCTCCGACATCCAACCGCCGGATTTCGAGACCCGGCTGGCCATCCTCCGTGCCAAGGCCGCGGCGGACAAGCTCGAGATCGACGACGCCATCCTCACCTACATCGCGGAGAACATCCGCACCAACATCCGCGAGCTGGAGGGGGCCCTGATCCGGCTGGTGGCCTATACCTCCTTCAAGCACCTGCCGCTCACCCTCGACGTGGCCAAGGAGTCGCTTCAGGACTTCGTCGCCCCGCGACCGGAGAAGCTGATTACCATCGACGCGATCCAGAAGGTGGTGGCCGACTACTACAACCTCGACCCCCAGGAGATGAAGGTGCACAAGCGGACCCGGGCGGTGGCCTACCCGCGCCAGATCGCCATGTACCTGTGCAGGAAGCTGACCGACGCCTCCTTGCCGAAGATCGGCGAAGCCTTCGGTGGGCGCGACCACACCACCGTGCTCCACGCCTGCAACAAGGTGGAGGCCGACGTCCGGCGCGACCCGGCGCTGGCCTCGACCATCGACCACCTGATCCGCCAGATCCGCGCGTGA
- the dnaN gene encoding DNA polymerase III subunit beta, whose product MRFRLAQPVFARLLQAASRIVPSRSPLPIASGVLLHARDGWLEVTATDLEMSATLGIPAGVEEPGEAVLPARFLTDLVRRAPATDLELSSSGEALALRLAWPDADFVIQGMSPEEFPRPGAFPEGAASVSVPGAALARAVRRTVFAASQDQARPILTGILLELGRARITAMATDGFRIARQEVFQEAAEEGGAEESAAASAPAEAAGAAPGDFGALVVPARSLDVLVSLGETEEEIQVASDGTRLHARGKGFHFVASLLQGSYPQVLAAVPAHFPSTWQLDRQELLDACERVALLGSGREQAPLKLQFGDGRLVVTADAPELGRAREALPPLEEGEPLEIAFNPRFWMEGLKALEGERVQVEMSGPLSAARLRDPEDSSFFYVVMPMRTAS is encoded by the coding sequence GTGCGATTCCGTCTCGCCCAACCCGTCTTCGCCAGGCTTCTCCAGGCCGCCAGCCGCATCGTCCCGTCCCGGAGTCCCCTGCCCATCGCTTCGGGTGTCCTGCTCCACGCCCGGGACGGATGGTTGGAGGTGACCGCCACCGACCTGGAGATGAGCGCCACCCTCGGCATTCCGGCCGGCGTGGAAGAGCCGGGGGAGGCGGTCCTGCCGGCGCGCTTCCTGACCGACCTGGTGCGGCGGGCTCCCGCCACCGACCTGGAGCTCTCCAGCTCCGGAGAGGCGCTTGCGCTCCGCCTGGCCTGGCCCGATGCCGACTTCGTCATCCAGGGCATGAGCCCCGAGGAGTTTCCGCGACCCGGGGCCTTCCCCGAAGGGGCGGCCTCCGTCTCCGTCCCCGGCGCGGCCCTCGCCCGGGCGGTTCGCCGGACGGTCTTCGCGGCCTCGCAGGACCAGGCGAGGCCGATCCTGACCGGCATCCTGCTCGAGCTGGGGAGAGCCCGGATCACCGCCATGGCTACCGATGGCTTCCGCATCGCGCGCCAGGAGGTCTTCCAGGAGGCGGCCGAGGAGGGAGGCGCGGAGGAGTCAGCCGCGGCCTCGGCTCCAGCCGAGGCCGCGGGAGCTGCGCCGGGCGACTTCGGCGCGCTGGTGGTCCCGGCCAGGAGCTTGGACGTCCTGGTGAGCCTTGGCGAGACGGAGGAAGAGATCCAGGTGGCCAGCGACGGGACGCGCCTGCACGCCAGAGGGAAGGGTTTCCACTTCGTGGCCTCCCTTCTCCAGGGAAGCTATCCCCAGGTGCTGGCGGCGGTCCCGGCTCACTTCCCATCCACCTGGCAGCTGGACCGCCAGGAGCTCCTGGACGCCTGCGAGCGGGTGGCACTGCTGGGGAGCGGCAGGGAGCAGGCACCGCTCAAACTCCAGTTCGGGGATGGGCGGTTGGTGGTCACTGCCGACGCACCGGAGCTGGGGCGGGCGCGGGAGGCGCTTCCTCCGCTGGAGGAGGGGGAGCCGCTGGAGATCGCCTTCAACCCGCGCTTCTGGATGGAGGGGCTGAAGGCGCTGGAGGGGGAGCGCGTGCAGGTGGAGATGAGCGGGCCGCTCTCGGCCGCTCGGCTGCGCGATCCCGAGGACAGCTCCTTCTTCTACGTGGTGATGCCCATGAGGACCGCGAGCTGA
- a CDS encoding RNA-binding S4 domain-containing protein — protein sequence MRKVSVERLPIELGAFLKRAGMAETGGEAKRLIQAGRVRVNGQPELRRGRKLSPGDRILVEREDGGSEELLVAD from the coding sequence ATGCGGAAGGTTTCGGTGGAGCGGCTGCCCATCGAGCTGGGGGCCTTCCTGAAGCGGGCGGGGATGGCGGAGACGGGCGGGGAGGCCAAGCGGCTGATCCAGGCCGGCCGGGTGCGGGTGAACGGGCAGCCCGAGCTGCGCCGCGGGAGGAAGCTGTCCCCGGGCGACCGCATTCTCGTCGAGCGGGAGGACGGCGGAAGCGAGGAGCTGCTCGTTGCGGATTGA
- the recF gene encoding DNA replication and repair protein RecF (All proteins in this family for which functions are known are DNA-binding proteins that assist the filamentation of RecA onto DNA for the initiation of recombination or recombinational repair.), whose product MRIERLFLADFRNYASLDWRPSPGVDVLVGPNGAGKTNLLEAAFLVLSGRSPRARAESEMVREGCTETRVGAEVEVGGRRSTVGVRLSPEAKQVEVDGRPVTRLGELAFRTPVVLFRPEDLLLAQGPASVRRRFLDEVGRAWSRSYDASLEATRKALGQRNALLRRLGAGASTKSAALLLESWDEAFVAAAAGLLRRRLALLAELVPALRRLHAALSGNDALEVRYASSVPELGRRIAAGGAPTAREAPETDELLRQALREALQARLAEELARGFTLVGPHRDDLRLLLAGRDLRSYGSQGQQRTVAVALRMAQFVLLRQRLGESPLLLLDDVFSELDGERRQRLLQLLLPDVEQAWLTVAEERQAGAGGSLLEIAGSERVKWFRVFSGSLSEVPAGDRSPSAR is encoded by the coding sequence TTGCGGATTGAGCGACTGTTCCTGGCCGACTTCCGCAACTACGCCAGCCTGGACTGGCGCCCGTCACCGGGCGTCGACGTGCTCGTCGGCCCCAACGGCGCGGGCAAGACGAATCTTCTCGAGGCCGCCTTCCTCGTGCTCTCGGGCCGCTCGCCGCGGGCGCGGGCGGAGTCGGAGATGGTGCGTGAGGGCTGCACCGAGACGCGGGTCGGCGCCGAGGTGGAAGTGGGGGGCCGCCGCTCGACCGTGGGCGTCCGGCTCTCCCCGGAGGCGAAGCAGGTCGAGGTGGACGGGCGTCCGGTGACACGGCTGGGGGAGCTCGCCTTCCGCACGCCGGTGGTCCTCTTCCGGCCGGAGGACTTGCTGCTCGCCCAGGGGCCGGCCAGCGTGCGACGACGCTTCCTGGACGAGGTCGGGCGGGCGTGGAGCCGCTCGTACGACGCCTCCCTGGAGGCGACGCGGAAGGCGCTCGGGCAGCGGAACGCCCTCTTGCGGCGGCTGGGGGCCGGCGCCTCGACGAAAAGCGCCGCCCTGCTGCTGGAAAGCTGGGACGAGGCCTTCGTGGCGGCCGCCGCCGGCCTCCTCCGCCGGCGCCTGGCCCTGCTGGCCGAGCTGGTCCCCGCGCTGCGCCGGCTCCATGCAGCGCTCTCCGGCAACGACGCGCTGGAGGTCCGCTACGCCTCGTCGGTCCCGGAGCTGGGACGGCGGATCGCGGCGGGCGGGGCGCCGACGGCCCGGGAGGCGCCGGAGACGGACGAGCTCCTCCGGCAGGCCCTGCGTGAGGCGCTGCAGGCGAGGCTGGCCGAGGAGCTGGCCAGGGGCTTCACCCTGGTCGGGCCGCACCGGGACGACCTCCGCCTGCTCCTGGCCGGGCGCGACCTGCGCTCCTACGGTTCGCAGGGGCAGCAGCGGACGGTGGCGGTGGCGCTGCGCATGGCCCAGTTCGTCCTCCTGCGCCAGCGCCTGGGCGAGTCACCGCTCCTGCTCCTGGACGACGTCTTCTCCGAACTGGATGGCGAAAGGCGGCAGCGCCTGCTGCAGCTGCTCCTCCCGGACGTCGAGCAGGCCTGGCTGACGGTGGCGGAAGAGCGCCAGGCCGGAGCGGGGGGCTCGCTGCTGGAGATTGCGGGGAGTGAAAGAGTAAAATGGTTTCGCGTCTTTTCAGGCTCGCTCAGCGAGGTGCCCGCCGGTGACCGATCGCCGTCCGCCCGCTGA
- a CDS encoding DUF721 domain-containing protein, which translates to MTDRRPPAELGAVLADLVRRLGVSKRIEAYRALDLWPEVVGPVLARHSRAEGIEFAVLRVEAENGSWATELAFHKSAILRELQRRGVRGIRSLRVDVSPAWHDGAADEEAGDGRVVSSPTQGELLPEAAAALRELEAAGVDRQLIDRWRRLVSAQLRRRERLAAARAGAGGERGRASRDSGPGRRDDGLGA; encoded by the coding sequence GTGACCGATCGCCGTCCGCCCGCTGAGCTGGGCGCCGTCCTGGCCGACCTGGTGAGGCGGCTGGGCGTGAGCAAGCGGATCGAGGCCTACCGGGCCCTCGACCTCTGGCCGGAGGTCGTGGGGCCGGTGCTCGCCCGTCATTCGCGGGCCGAAGGGATCGAGTTCGCGGTGCTCCGCGTCGAGGCGGAGAACGGCAGCTGGGCCACCGAGCTCGCCTTCCACAAGAGCGCCATCCTGCGCGAGCTGCAGCGCAGAGGCGTGCGCGGTATCCGATCCCTGCGCGTCGACGTCTCGCCTGCCTGGCACGACGGCGCCGCGGACGAGGAAGCCGGGGACGGCCGGGTGGTCTCCTCCCCGACCCAGGGAGAGCTTCTTCCGGAGGCAGCCGCTGCGCTGCGGGAGCTGGAGGCTGCGGGCGTGGATCGCCAGCTGATCGACCGCTGGCGGCGGCTGGTCAGCGCGCAGCTGCGCAGGAGGGAGCGCCTGGCGGCGGCGCGGGCGGGCGCTGGCGGCGAAAGGGGACGGGCGTCACGTGATTCTGGACCTGGGAGACGGGATGACGGTCTGGGCGCGTGA
- a CDS encoding DUF370 domain-containing protein, translated as MTVWARDLVLILDAACARGSPDFRRMVEAHRRRGRLVQAQAQAPKSYVLTAEGVLYASVLSSAALRARLERGVRGAV; from the coding sequence ATGACGGTCTGGGCGCGTGATCTGGTCTTGATCCTGGACGCCGCCTGCGCCCGGGGGTCGCCCGACTTCCGGAGGATGGTCGAGGCGCACCGGCGCCGCGGACGGCTGGTCCAGGCGCAGGCGCAGGCGCCAAAGAGCTATGTGCTGACCGCGGAGGGCGTGCTCTACGCCTCGGTTCTCTCCAGCGCGGCGCTCCGCGCGCGCCTGGAGAGGGGCGTGCGCGGAGCCGTCTGA
- the gyrB gene encoding DNA topoisomerase (ATP-hydrolyzing) subunit B, with the protein MIDLLHPAGREDGGYDESQIQVLEGLEAVRRRPGMYVGSTGAQGLHHLVYEVVDNSVDEAMAGFCDHIVVTLRADGSVRVRDNGRGIPTGIHPKVKRPTLEVVLTMLHAGGKFDSKAYKVSGGLHGVGVSVVNALSAWLEAESRREGGVFRQRFERGQPVGPMRRVGESDETGTTITFLPDASIFESTTFDYETLAQRLRELAFLNRGLAIELDDERTGRLSRYRFQGGIVSFVQVLNKGKGPLHPGVCYVSGQREGVSVEAALQYNEGYSETLYSFANNIHTVEGGTHETGFKMALTRVVNDAARRLGLLKEGQENLSGEDVREGLTAILSVRLPEPQFEGQTKTKLGNSDVRAIVDTVVADGVAAFLEENPSAARAILDKAVTASRAREAARRARELTRRKGALEVTALPGKLTDCTVRDPEEAELFLVEGESAGGSAKQGRDKRFQAVLPLRGKILNVEKARLDRVLSHEEIRALITAIGTGIGEDFDISKARYHRVILMTDADVDGAHIRTLLLTFFFRHMRPLIEHGYVYVAQPPLYQIVPKRGKDRQPRYAYSDAERDRIIAQLGGWEAVEPPQRYKGLGEMDAEQLWSTTMDPTRRTLLAVTLQDAIQADQIFSILMGAEVAPRREFIQEHAHEVQNLDTIG; encoded by the coding sequence GTGATCGATCTGCTCCATCCGGCCGGCCGTGAGGACGGCGGGTACGACGAGAGCCAGATCCAGGTGCTGGAGGGTCTGGAGGCCGTTCGTCGCCGTCCGGGCATGTACGTCGGCAGCACGGGCGCCCAGGGGCTCCATCACCTGGTCTACGAGGTGGTCGACAACAGCGTCGACGAGGCCATGGCCGGCTTCTGCGACCACATCGTCGTCACGCTGCGCGCCGACGGCAGCGTCCGGGTCCGCGACAACGGGCGCGGCATCCCCACCGGCATCCACCCCAAGGTGAAGAGGCCCACCCTCGAGGTCGTGCTGACCATGCTGCACGCGGGCGGGAAGTTCGACTCCAAGGCGTACAAGGTCTCGGGCGGCCTCCACGGCGTGGGCGTCTCGGTGGTCAACGCGCTCTCCGCCTGGCTCGAGGCGGAGAGCCGCCGGGAGGGCGGCGTCTTCCGGCAGCGCTTCGAGCGGGGTCAGCCGGTCGGCCCGATGAGGCGGGTCGGGGAGAGCGACGAGACGGGGACGACCATCACCTTCCTGCCGGACGCCAGCATCTTCGAGAGCACGACCTTCGACTACGAGACGCTGGCGCAGCGGTTGCGGGAGCTGGCCTTCCTCAATCGCGGGCTGGCCATCGAGCTGGACGACGAGCGGACCGGGCGGCTCAGCCGCTACCGCTTCCAGGGGGGCATCGTCTCGTTCGTCCAGGTGCTCAACAAGGGAAAGGGGCCGCTGCACCCGGGAGTCTGCTACGTGAGCGGCCAGCGCGAGGGCGTCAGCGTGGAAGCCGCCCTCCAGTACAACGAAGGGTACAGCGAGACCCTCTACTCCTTCGCCAACAACATCCACACGGTGGAGGGCGGCACGCACGAGACCGGCTTCAAGATGGCGCTGACCCGGGTGGTCAACGACGCCGCCCGGCGGCTCGGACTGCTCAAGGAAGGCCAGGAGAACCTGAGCGGCGAGGACGTCCGCGAAGGCCTCACGGCCATCCTCTCGGTCCGCCTCCCCGAGCCGCAGTTCGAGGGACAGACCAAGACGAAGCTGGGCAACAGCGATGTCCGTGCCATCGTCGACACCGTCGTGGCCGACGGCGTGGCCGCCTTCCTGGAGGAGAACCCGTCCGCGGCCCGCGCCATCCTGGACAAGGCGGTGACGGCGTCGCGGGCGCGCGAGGCGGCGCGGCGGGCACGCGAGCTGACGCGCAGGAAGGGCGCCCTCGAGGTGACGGCGCTGCCCGGGAAGCTGACCGACTGCACGGTGCGCGATCCGGAGGAGGCGGAGCTCTTCCTGGTGGAAGGCGAGTCCGCCGGCGGCAGCGCCAAGCAGGGCAGAGACAAGCGCTTCCAGGCGGTGCTCCCCCTGCGCGGCAAGATCCTGAACGTGGAGAAGGCGCGGCTCGACCGGGTGTTGAGCCACGAGGAGATCCGCGCCCTGATCACCGCCATCGGCACCGGCATCGGCGAGGACTTCGACATCTCGAAGGCGCGCTACCACCGGGTGATCCTGATGACCGACGCCGACGTGGACGGCGCGCACATCCGGACGCTCCTGCTCACCTTCTTCTTCCGGCACATGCGGCCGCTGATCGAGCACGGCTACGTCTACGTCGCCCAGCCGCCCCTCTACCAGATCGTCCCGAAGCGGGGGAAGGACCGGCAGCCCCGTTACGCTTACTCCGACGCGGAGCGCGACCGGATCATCGCCCAGCTGGGAGGCTGGGAGGCGGTGGAACCGCCCCAGCGCTACAAGGGCCTGGGGGAGATGGACGCCGAACAGCTCTGGTCCACCACCATGGATCCCACCCGGAGGACGCTCCTGGCCGTCACCCTGCAGGACGCCATCCAGGCCGACCAGATCTTCAGCATCCTGATGGGCGCCGAGGTGGCCCCGCGGCGGGAGTTCATCCAGGAGCACGCGCACGAGGTCCAGAACCTGGACACGATCGGCTAG